The following coding sequences lie in one Maribacter forsetii DSM 18668 genomic window:
- a CDS encoding biotin--[acetyl-CoA-carboxylase] ligase codes for MQIIKLDATQSTNTYLKDLSFKKELDDFTVITTSNQTLGRGQMSAKWESEPGKNLAFSMLKNNINIPIQRVFLVSVCVSLAIVDALYRLGIPDLSIKWPNDILSGNSKIGGILIENILSGSKIKRTIIGFGLNVNQEVFKNAPNASSLKNIMDVDFNLDSVFYSLIEQLHLYLNKPIDSLEQELYAQYHSYLFKIGDRSSFKNQDGSQFTGTIEKVSIGGKLIVRHEDGGLQEYGLKEIQLMY; via the coding sequence ATGCAAATAATCAAACTTGATGCCACGCAATCTACAAACACCTATTTAAAGGACCTGTCATTTAAAAAAGAACTTGATGATTTTACTGTGATTACCACAAGTAATCAAACTTTAGGTAGGGGGCAAATGAGTGCTAAATGGGAGTCTGAACCGGGTAAAAACTTAGCATTCAGTATGTTGAAAAATAATATTAACATACCAATACAGCGTGTTTTTTTGGTAAGTGTTTGTGTATCTCTTGCCATTGTAGATGCTTTATACCGTTTAGGAATTCCTGATTTAAGCATTAAATGGCCTAACGACATTCTGTCAGGTAATTCTAAAATAGGGGGTATATTGATAGAAAATATTTTGTCCGGGTCTAAAATTAAACGAACTATTATAGGATTTGGCTTAAATGTGAATCAAGAAGTTTTCAAAAACGCACCAAATGCATCTTCATTGAAAAATATTATGGATGTAGATTTTAATCTTGATTCGGTTTTTTATTCCCTAATAGAACAGTTGCATTTGTATTTAAACAAACCAATAGATTCTTTAGAGCAAGAATTGTATGCGCAATATCATTCTTACTTATTTAAAATAGGAGATAGGAGTAGTTTTAAAAATCAAGATGGTTCACAATTTACCGGCACAATAGAAAAAGTTTCTATTGGCGGTAAACTTATTGTGAGACATGAAGATGGTGGTCTTCAAGAATATGGGTTAAAAGAAATACAGCTAATGTATTAG
- the rsfS gene encoding ribosome silencing factor, translated as MQESKTSKDELIALIIQGIDEVKGHNINLLDLREIENTVCDYFIVCNGTSNTHVNAIVGSIQKTVSKAIQDKPWHVEGEDNAEWVLMDYVNVVVHIFQKQVREFYDIEGLWGDAKFTTIESSVN; from the coding sequence ATGCAGGAAAGTAAAACTAGCAAAGATGAGTTAATTGCATTAATAATTCAGGGAATTGACGAAGTAAAAGGTCACAATATCAACCTATTAGATTTAAGAGAAATTGAGAATACCGTTTGTGATTACTTCATAGTTTGTAACGGTACTTCAAATACGCATGTAAATGCTATAGTAGGTTCTATCCAAAAAACAGTAAGTAAAGCGATTCAAGATAAACCTTGGCACGTAGAAGGCGAGGACAATGCGGAATGGGTACTAATGGACTACGTAAATGTAGTTGTTCATATATTCCAAAAGCAAGTTCGAGAGTTTTATGACATAGAAGGTTTATGGGGAGATGCAAAATTCACAACCATAGAAAGTAGCGTAAACTAA
- the ftsH gene encoding ATP-dependent zinc metalloprotease FtsH: MAKENKTNPKKPKFSSWWIYGLVAVLLIGFQLFNSDDLASTQKTTTSELQQYLRNGDVKKILIITNTNQAKVFLTDEAIAKEVHKDVNEKSFLPSSGNVPQYTLDYGDLQIFQNEITEIKKENNLDTIIEFGKESTAILDFLLSLLPFVLIIGIWIYLMRRMSGGGGGGAGGQIFNIGKSKAKLFDEKTDTRTSFKDVAGLEGAKEEVEEIVEFLRNPDKYTSLGGKIPKGALLVGPPGTGKTLLAKAVAGEAKVPFFSLSGSDFVEMFVGVGASRVRDLFKQAKDKSPAIIFIDEIDAIGRARGKNNFTGSNDERENTLNQLLTEMDGFGTNTNVIVLAATNRADVLDKALMRAGRFDRQIYVDLPDIRERKEIFEVHLRPIKTAETLDLDFLARQTPGFSGADIANVCNEAALIAARNEKKAVTKQDFLDAVDRIVGGLEKKNKIITPGEKETIAYHEAGHATTSWMLEHAAPLVKVTIVPRGQSLGAAWYLPEERLIVRPEQMLDEMCATMGGRAAEKVIFNKISTGALSDLEKVTKQARAMVTIYGLNDEIGNITYYDSSGQDSYGFSKPYSEDTARKIDAEISKIIEEQYQRAIKVLTDNKDKLTTLAERLLEKEVIFKEDLEKIFGKRNFEKDILALENEKKLKEEEDNKSTEEQEITENK, encoded by the coding sequence ATGGCAAAAGAAAACAAAACAAATCCGAAAAAACCAAAATTTAGTTCTTGGTGGATTTATGGATTAGTAGCAGTATTACTAATTGGATTTCAATTATTCAATAGTGATGATTTAGCTAGTACCCAAAAAACGACTACTTCAGAATTACAGCAGTATTTGCGAAATGGTGATGTTAAGAAGATTTTAATTATCACAAATACAAATCAAGCTAAAGTATTTTTAACCGATGAGGCTATTGCTAAAGAGGTACATAAAGATGTGAACGAGAAATCATTTCTACCATCTTCTGGTAATGTTCCTCAGTATACCTTAGATTACGGTGATCTTCAAATATTTCAGAATGAAATAACTGAAATCAAAAAAGAAAATAATTTAGATACTATTATTGAATTTGGTAAAGAGTCTACAGCCATTTTAGATTTCTTGTTATCTCTATTACCATTTGTATTGATTATTGGTATTTGGATATACTTAATGCGCAGAATGTCCGGCGGTGGCGGCGGTGGCGCAGGAGGTCAAATTTTCAATATTGGTAAGTCTAAAGCAAAATTATTTGACGAAAAGACAGATACTAGAACTTCCTTTAAAGATGTCGCTGGTTTAGAAGGTGCAAAAGAAGAAGTAGAAGAGATTGTTGAGTTTTTAAGAAATCCTGATAAGTATACCTCATTAGGTGGTAAAATACCTAAAGGAGCATTGCTTGTAGGACCTCCAGGAACAGGTAAGACCCTTTTAGCCAAAGCCGTTGCCGGTGAAGCTAAAGTGCCTTTCTTCTCGTTATCCGGTTCAGATTTCGTAGAAATGTTCGTAGGTGTTGGTGCATCTAGAGTACGTGATTTGTTCAAGCAAGCAAAAGACAAATCTCCAGCCATTATTTTTATTGATGAAATTGATGCCATTGGTAGAGCTAGAGGTAAAAATAACTTTACAGGTTCTAATGACGAACGTGAAAATACATTGAATCAATTATTAACTGAAATGGACGGTTTTGGTACAAATACAAATGTTATTGTACTTGCAGCAACCAACCGTGCAGATGTATTGGACAAAGCATTAATGCGTGCAGGTAGATTTGATAGACAAATTTATGTTGACCTACCGGATATTCGCGAGCGTAAAGAAATTTTTGAAGTTCACTTAAGACCTATTAAAACGGCAGAGACTCTTGATCTTGATTTCTTGGCTAGACAAACTCCTGGTTTCTCTGGTGCAGATATTGCAAATGTTTGTAACGAAGCGGCATTAATTGCAGCTAGAAACGAGAAAAAAGCGGTAACCAAGCAAGATTTCTTAGATGCTGTAGATAGAATTGTAGGTGGTCTTGAAAAGAAAAATAAAATTATTACTCCAGGTGAGAAAGAGACTATTGCCTATCACGAGGCTGGTCATGCAACCACTAGTTGGATGTTAGAACACGCTGCTCCTTTAGTGAAGGTTACTATTGTACCAAGAGGGCAATCATTAGGTGCTGCATGGTATTTACCTGAAGAGCGTTTAATTGTTAGACCTGAACAAATGTTGGACGAAATGTGTGCAACTATGGGTGGTAGAGCTGCAGAGAAAGTTATTTTCAATAAAATTTCTACCGGTGCTTTAAGTGATTTAGAAAAAGTCACCAAACAAGCAAGGGCAATGGTAACTATCTACGGTCTTAATGATGAAATAGGTAATATTACCTATTATGATTCTTCTGGCCAAGATTCTTATGGTTTCTCAAAACCTTATAGTGAGGACACCGCTCGTAAGATAGATGCTGAAATTTCTAAAATAATTGAAGAGCAGTATCAACGCGCTATCAAGGTTTTAACTGACAATAAGGATAAACTTACAACTTTAGCTGAAAGATTGTTGGAGAAAGAAGTTATCTTTAAGGAAGATTTAGAAAAAATCTTTGGTAAGCGAAATTTCGAAAAGGATATTTTAGCCTTGGAAAACGAAAAGAAACTGAAAGAAGAAGAGGACAACAAATCTACAGAAGAGCAAGAAATTACAGAGAATAAGTAA
- a CDS encoding LUD domain-containing protein, producing the protein MGFLDILFGGGKKKVSKETAETRGDHMPDLNIPVDEKFTIHFKQNGGKFIYCDSDAEVSKAIRNIVTENNWESEPFFVLNERLAQKFSKESITFTDNARDSEVFFTTCEHLIAQNGSILVCSNQLLEKKVNELPSNVVVFATTSQLIESIGEGLKTIKKKYGQRIPANITTLKHFKATAENSDDFLTYGSSTKNLYLLLLEDL; encoded by the coding sequence ATGGGGTTTTTAGATATTTTATTTGGTGGTGGCAAGAAGAAGGTTTCTAAGGAAACCGCGGAAACGCGCGGCGATCATATGCCTGATTTAAATATTCCTGTTGATGAAAAATTTACAATTCATTTTAAGCAGAACGGAGGTAAGTTCATTTATTGCGATTCTGACGCAGAAGTTTCAAAAGCAATTAGAAATATTGTTACAGAAAATAATTGGGAAAGTGAGCCTTTCTTTGTTCTCAATGAAAGGCTAGCCCAAAAATTTTCTAAGGAATCTATTACGTTTACTGATAATGCTCGCGACAGCGAAGTATTTTTTACCACTTGTGAGCATCTTATAGCCCAAAACGGCAGTATTCTGGTTTGTTCCAACCAACTATTAGAAAAAAAGGTAAACGAACTACCTAGCAATGTTGTGGTGTTTGCCACTACTAGCCAGTTAATAGAATCCATAGGAGAAGGTTTAAAGACCATCAAGAAAAAATACGGCCAAAGAATACCGGCCAATATAACTACATTAAAACACTTTAAAGCTACCGCAGAGAATTCAGATGATTTTCTAACTTATGGTAGTAGTACTAAAAATCTTTATCTTTTACTTCTGGAAGATTTATAG
- a CDS encoding phosphatidate cytidylyltransferase: protein MKEILRRSLTGAVYIILLLSAVFLSSDAFDFLFMTFGLACLYEYKKLVHLKGYHIFAAYLALWWAYIYLVKDQQIINILMVITIAIDIYLLYNLFAKKPLKLNTTLKFLIGLFYIGGGCIFLTMIPYKNDAFAKLLIMGIFILIWVNDSFAYLVGKSIGRTKLFPSVSPKKTIEGTLGGFIFALAAAYLMATFEALISPVQWMILATVIVVAGSLGDLIESKFKRAAGVKDSGAILPGHGGMLDRLDSLVFAAPFAYLTLNIFSYVS, encoded by the coding sequence ATGAAAGAAATTCTAAGAAGGTCACTAACAGGGGCTGTGTACATAATCCTATTATTGTCAGCAGTCTTTTTAAGTTCTGATGCCTTTGATTTTTTATTTATGACCTTTGGACTTGCTTGTTTATACGAGTATAAAAAATTAGTACACTTAAAAGGCTATCATATTTTTGCAGCCTATTTAGCACTATGGTGGGCCTATATCTATTTAGTCAAAGACCAGCAGATCATTAATATTCTTATGGTTATTACCATAGCAATAGATATTTATCTATTATATAATCTATTTGCTAAAAAACCTTTAAAACTTAATACGACATTAAAATTCTTAATCGGTCTTTTTTACATAGGCGGAGGTTGTATTTTTCTGACAATGATACCTTATAAAAACGATGCGTTTGCCAAACTATTGATTATGGGTATTTTTATTTTAATATGGGTAAACGACTCATTTGCATACCTAGTAGGCAAAAGTATTGGCAGAACTAAACTTTTTCCTTCAGTTTCTCCTAAAAAAACCATTGAAGGTACTTTAGGAGGTTTTATATTTGCACTAGCGGCAGCTTATTTAATGGCTACTTTTGAAGCTCTTATAAGTCCTGTTCAATGGATGATTCTTGCAACGGTTATTGTAGTAGCCGGTAGCCTTGGTGATTTAATAGAATCTAAATTTAAAAGAGCTGCAGGTGTAAAGGATAGCGGAGCCATATTACCTGGCCATGGCGGTATGTTAGATCGATTGGACAGCCTGGTCTTTGCCGCACCATTTGCTTATTTAACTTTAAATATTTTCAGTTATGTTTCATAG
- a CDS encoding phosphatidylserine decarboxylase family protein has translation MFHREGQKIILFSFLIIGSSIILAHYFIDIAWLKLAIQILGLVLLIIILQFFRNPKRLARKDFNEILSPVDGKVVVIEEVLEKEYFNEKRRQVSIFMSPVNVHVTRYPASGLITFSKYHPGKFLVAWHPKSSEENERTTVVIKTPKFGEILYRQIAGALARRIVNYAEKGESVQQGDDAGFIKFGSRVDLFLPLDCQINVKLNQKVKGNETCIATFVDPNENEEITY, from the coding sequence ATGTTTCATAGAGAGGGACAAAAAATAATATTGTTTTCTTTTTTGATTATAGGTTCAAGTATAATCTTGGCCCACTACTTTATTGACATAGCATGGCTAAAATTAGCTATACAAATTCTTGGTCTAGTTTTACTTATTATAATTTTGCAATTCTTTAGAAATCCAAAGAGATTGGCAAGAAAGGATTTCAATGAAATTCTTTCTCCTGTAGATGGGAAAGTTGTAGTTATAGAAGAAGTTTTAGAGAAAGAATATTTTAATGAGAAAAGAAGACAGGTTTCTATTTTTATGTCACCGGTCAATGTTCACGTAACTAGATATCCCGCTAGTGGTTTAATTACTTTTTCCAAATACCACCCTGGTAAATTTTTAGTTGCCTGGCACCCAAAATCAAGTGAAGAAAATGAAAGAACCACTGTAGTTATAAAAACCCCTAAGTTTGGCGAAATCCTATACAGACAAATAGCTGGTGCACTTGCTAGACGAATTGTAAATTATGCCGAAAAAGGAGAAAGCGTACAACAGGGAGACGATGCAGGATTTATAAAATTTGGTTCTAGAGTCGATTTGTTTTTACCTTTAGATTGCCAAATTAATGTAAAGCTAAACCAAAAGGTTAAAGGTAATGAGACTTGTATAGCTACTTTTGTTGACCCAAACGAAAATGAAGAAATTACGTATTGA
- a CDS encoding acyl-CoA-binding protein produces MKKLRIEFEETVALVNNYTEPIPADILLKLYAYYKIANANFDNPGSKTPLINAFKANALIQAKNMSKKKAMQSYIDLANKELNTD; encoded by the coding sequence ATGAAGAAATTACGTATTGAATTTGAGGAGACCGTTGCCTTGGTCAATAACTATACTGAACCAATACCGGCAGATATACTTTTAAAACTATATGCTTACTATAAGATTGCAAATGCCAATTTTGACAATCCTGGCAGTAAAACTCCATTAATTAATGCTTTTAAAGCAAATGCACTAATTCAGGCAAAGAATATGAGCAAGAAAAAAGCCATGCAGTCTTATATTGATTTAGCCAACAAAGAATTAAATACTGATTAA
- a CDS encoding creatininase family protein — MIRPYVLAETNWEHLKDEKIELAILPWGATEAHNYHLPYGTDNYQVQSMAESAAGVSWEKGRKVMVLPTIPFGVNTGQSDIYLDMNLNPSTQLVILKDLVTVLNRQGIKKLLLFNGHGGNNFKPIIRELGLLFPDMFISFCFFPPMFDKSKYFKEEGDHADEMETSLMLYLRPDLVLSKEKWGSGSAKKFRIKAYNEGWAWAERQWSKVSSDTGIGNPEFATTDKGERFFNDVCAKLDDLFCSLCDADLEDLYI, encoded by the coding sequence ATGATTAGACCTTATGTACTTGCCGAAACCAATTGGGAACATTTAAAAGATGAAAAAATAGAATTGGCAATTTTGCCATGGGGAGCCACAGAAGCTCATAATTATCATTTACCCTATGGTACGGATAATTATCAAGTACAAAGTATGGCTGAGTCTGCTGCTGGTGTCTCTTGGGAGAAAGGAAGAAAGGTAATGGTTTTGCCTACTATACCTTTTGGTGTTAATACAGGTCAGAGTGACATATATTTAGATATGAATTTGAATCCGTCTACTCAATTGGTTATTTTAAAGGATTTGGTAACCGTACTAAATAGGCAAGGCATAAAGAAATTATTGCTGTTCAATGGTCACGGAGGTAATAATTTTAAACCGATTATAAGGGAATTAGGATTATTGTTCCCAGACATGTTTATCAGTTTTTGTTTCTTTCCACCCATGTTCGATAAATCTAAATATTTTAAGGAAGAGGGTGATCATGCCGATGAAATGGAAACGAGTTTAATGCTTTATTTAAGACCTGATTTAGTATTGTCAAAGGAGAAATGGGGTAGTGGTAGTGCTAAAAAGTTTAGGATAAAGGCTTATAATGAAGGTTGGGCTTGGGCAGAAAGGCAGTGGTCAAAGGTTAGTAGTGATACGGGTATAGGTAATCCGGAGTTTGCTACTACAGATAAAGGAGAGCGTTTTTTTAATGATGTGTGTGCAAAGTTAGATGATTTATTTTGCTCACTTTGCGACGCTGATTTGGAAGATCTTTATATTTAA
- a CDS encoding lmo0937 family membrane protein produces MRSLLWLVAVICIIIWLLGMLGIVPGLATGSLVHILLVIAVIVILYNIISGKKVL; encoded by the coding sequence ATGAGAAGTCTATTATGGTTAGTAGCAGTTATTTGTATAATTATATGGTTATTGGGAATGTTAGGTATAGTACCAGGTCTTGCAACCGGTAGTTTAGTTCACATTTTATTAGTAATAGCGGTTATCGTTATTCTTTACAATATCATTTCAGGTAAAAAGGTCTTGTAA